In the Takifugu flavidus isolate HTHZ2018 chromosome 11, ASM371156v2, whole genome shotgun sequence genome, one interval contains:
- the LOC130533692 gene encoding rho GTPase-activating protein 19-like, which translates to MATETAPQTICKLERRGTKCSVFVTQEAPNASQPVIFNPDFFVERLKHEHPQVFTDLVLSNITRLIDLPGDEFSQLIGDSDPKVPAASGFLRSLNFLKRKEKGVVFGAPVTEEGIARIYQLIEYLNKNLHVEGLFRVPGHSLRQAALREMLNAGADLDLEAGDFHPNDAATVLKAYLGELPEPLLTHRHYHAHLKIGDLTHFDEKGDKTDTPDKDRQIEALQLLFMLLPAANRSLLKLLLDLLHHTARNQHLNKMSAINLATMFAPHIIWPKNVTASDLQGNIEKLNKGVAFLIRHSQRLFKAPAYIKEHTHLYFTGSRSLQSKDDSTLCSGTTGGTVSAVMPASPSPSIGTLRGGVSQDYTETALRELYQQVNSMPDSAKKKKLIRQFEKQPLQTGAADSRSPFSRKHWRSRSLGGIIKRKVLGGQALAEKENDKRSPSSGPCDGRGGGAAAEEVNRI; encoded by the exons ATGGCGACTGAAACTGCTCCCCAAACTATTTGCAAACTGGAAAGAAG GGGGACAAAATGCAGTGTTTTCGTCACCCAGGAGGCGCCGAACGCCAGCCAGCCTGTCATTTTTAACCCAGATTTCTTTGTGGAGCGGCTGAAACACGAGCATCCGCAGGTCTTTACTGACTTGGTGCTGAGCAACATCACCCGTCTCATCGATCTTCCAGGGGATGAGTTTTCCCAGCTTATTGGGGATTCTGATCCTAAAGTACCCGCCGCAAGTGGCTTTCTACGCTCCCTTAACTTCCTGAAACGGAAAG AAAAAGGGGTGGTTTTTGGTGCACCGGTAACTGAAGAAGGAATAGCACGGATCTATCAGCTCATTGAATATCTGAATAAAA ACCTACATGTGGAGGGGTTGTTCCGTGTACCAGGCCACAGCCTGAGACAGGCTGCCCTGAGGGAGATGCTGAATGCTGGAGCAGATTTGGATCTTGAAGCGGGAGACTTCCACCCCAATGACGCAGCTACAGTACTCAAGGCCTACCTGGGAGAGCTGCCAGaacctctgctcacacacaggcACTATCATGCTCACCTGAAGATTGGAG AcctgacccactttgatgagaAAGGGGACAAGACAGATACTCCTGACAAGGATCGTCAGATTGAAGCACTTCAGCTGCTTTTCATGCTGCTGCCTGCAGCCAACCGCAGTCTTCTGAAGCTGCTACTTGACCTGCTGCATCACACCGCCCGCAATCAGCACCTTAATAAGATGTCCGCCATCAATCTGGCCACAATGTTTGCTCCACACATCATCTGGCCAAAAAAT gtGACTGCGAGTGACCTGCAGGGGAACATTGAAAAGCTGAATAAGGGGGTGGCATTTCTCATCAGGCATTCACAGCGGCTGTTCAAG GCACCAGCGTATATTAAAGAACATACCCACCTGTACTTCACTGGATCTAGATCTCTGCAGTCAAAG GATGACTCGACACTTTGTTCTGGAACCACGGGTGGAACCGTGTCTGCAGTAATGCCAGCTTCCCCCTCTCCATCCATAGGAACCTTAAGAGGGGGGGTCTCTCAGGATTATACTGAAACTGCGCTCAGAGAGCTTTACCAGCAAGTTAACAGCATGCCTGACTCTGccaaaaagaagaagctgatcAGACAG TTTGAGAAGCAGCCGCTGCAGACGGGGGCTGCTGACTCTCGGTCGCCGTTCAGCAGGAAACACTGGCGTTCGCGCTCTTTGGGAGGAATTATTAAG AGGAAAGTTTTGGGAGGCCAGGCTTTAGCAGAGAAGGAAAACGACAAACGGAGTCCGTCAAGTGGTCCTTGTGATGGCCGTGGAGGCGGAGCCGCTGCGGAGGA GGTTAATCGTATTTAA